The window TTTACATTGCAAGTGTTCATCTAAGTGCCATGCAATATTTCCTTTCACGAGATAACTCAATACCCCTTGTATACTTGGAATCAATTCATAAATGCATACCTCATTCAGCCGCACCTGCAAAAATATCATACCTCATTAGCAAGTGATTCGATGGCTCATTCTTTGGAACGATTGTTAATTCAAAAAATCATGTTCTTGGATGAAATTCTAGTAGGCAAAGTAGCATAAGCAGCAGAATATCAGTTTCAAGAATGTTGGCTTCTAGAGCCTCGTGCAAAAAATCTTGGAGAAAAAGGGAAGTCCACACAGGGGCCTATATTGGCTCCTTCATATTGAGTAAAGTGAATGCCGCATCTTAAAAAATTATTATCCTTAGGCGGCTTCTTTCTCTTGGTTCTTTTGCCTCCCTTCAGCTCATCATTCCTATGAAATTTCTTACCATCAATTTTTTGCAACACTCTACTTACTGAAATGTCATAAAGAGAACGACTGCAGCTTATCAAGGTAGAACTAACATAATATACCATCTGAAAATTTTGCTAGCATGGAAACCAATGAATTGCAGATGTCAAAGGAAAATGAACCTCTTCTGAAGATAAAAGAGACATATTTTCAGTTACATCCTTTATCAAGATCGCCGTTGAAAGCTAAACATTGACTTCTCCAAATGAGCGCCCATGTGCAACCTTCACTTATGAAGTGTTGCACAGCGAAATGTCGGAACCGCCGTTACTTGGAGTTGCGATGGGGTGCGCGGCACTCTGGGCTTTTGCTGGATGGCGACGGTAGATGCTACAACTGGTTGAGCAAGATGCTACAACCGGTGGCAAGGGATGCTACAACCAGTTTTATTTTTGCTTCAACCGACTACCGGAGTTTTGCTGCTCATAATTTTTTGTTGTTACTGGTGTTTTTTTTGCTGGAAGTAGCCAATTTTCTTGCTTCAATGGACTAATGGAGTTTTGTTTTCTGAGATATTTTTGCTCGAATGCGCATTACTTTTTGTTGGAACCGATTTTTTTTGCTTCAACCGTCTACTGGAGGTGGCGCTACAACCAATGACAGCGGCAAGCTGGAGGTAGCGACCAATGGGGGCGGAGCTGCAGCCAACTCTTTTTTTGTCTTTGTCGGCCGATATATAGAATTGTTGTAACCGCCATCCAGCAGGGGGTGGAGTTTGTACCGACGAGTGGCTGAGCTGCATCATAAAAGCTGCAACAAGGGAGATGGGGGACGGTGACCGCCGGTGAGCTGTGGGGTGGCGTTGTTGTTTGCGAGGCGAGAGACATGCTGGTGGCTATGGAGCGAGCTTTCTCGCCAGATGCGCGAGAAGGACGAAGAGGCCAGATGCGGCAGGCGAAGGTCAACGCCCCAGTGGAAGTGTGTAGTGGAGGGGATAAAAAAGATCTAATGCTCAAGATTTGTGTAATCGTGCGGCTTGCGTGGCGGCCGGCCGAAAGTTTGGGTCGGCCGACCAACGCCTATCACTGCCCCTTCTTATAAGAGCATCTCTAACAACCACGGTAAATTTCACACGCGCGGGGAAAATCGTGTTTTAGCGTGCGCGGAGTGGTTTCGCGTGCTACAGCGGGCGCGGAGATTTAGGCGCGCGGCAAAAAGCGCCCCGACGCGCGGCAGTTTTTGCGCGCGGCGTGTTGTGCACTATAAAACGCGCGTGCCCGAGCCCGCCAACCGCACACTCGCGCGCCTTCTTCTTCCCCGCTGCCCCTTCTTCCTCGCATCCAGCGCCCCGCCACCGCACCTTCTCCCGCCGCCGACATGCTGCCGCGCGCCTGGAGCAACTCCggctaccgcggcgtccgcgcccGCCCCTCCGGCATGTTCTACGCGGAGATCCGCTCCGATGGCGTGCGTCTCGGCCTCGGCATGTTCAAGACCGCCCACGAGGCTGCCCGCGCATACGAAGCGGCAGCATGGCGCCTCTCGAGGCCACGTTCGCAGATGAACTTCAATGACGCGCGGACGTGCCTGCAGGTGCAGGACCTCGCGCCTCCACCGCGGCTAATCACCGACGAGGACCGACACGAACACCGTAAGCAGGAGCACCGCCTCCTCATCGCCGAGGCAGACGAGTACGCCATGGCGGAGTGATGCCAGCGCTACCCTCAGGACGTCGCCGCTAAGGAGGCCTTCTAGGTGGAGAGGAGAGCAAAGCGATCCGCAGAACGAGCGGACAGGCGTGCGCGCAAGACACTGGCGTTAGCGCAGTGCGAACTAGGACAGGCGTCGACCTTTGACGACAACGATCCTCGGTGGGATGGCGCGTTTCTTTCGTCGGAGTACACCACCGAGGAGGACGACTTGAAGCAGTTTCTAGTTTATTTGCACCCTAGTATCGTAATTATCTATTTTTATTTGTATCGTAAAACTAGTTTGTGGTGTTGAGTTGAACTATACTATTTGTATCGTTGAATGCTTATCTATATGATGTTTCAAATATTGTTCGTATGTGCTTTGGTTGTTCACGCGCGCCGTTTTTCACAGCGGCTGCTGTAGTGTCGCGCGCGCGTAATATTTTACAGCGACCGCTGGAGCCAGCGCTCTGCTGAGCGCAAAAAGTTGCTATTTCGACACTGGAAAATTTATTTTAGCACGCTGTACATTGAGtgtctgttggagatgctctaagtcgTGTGCATGATGCCAAACGGCAACGCGTTCTGCAAAAGTTGTGCCTGAACCAAGCGGGGATGTGGAGCATCGACACGGGCCTCCTATTGGGTGCCTTAAGCGTCAATTGTTCTTGCTGGCGCTCACGCACGCGCCCAAGTGCGCCGCGACCCCGAAAATGCTACACCTAGGTAAAGCTATGTAACCAGCCTACGTAATCTTCCTATTTAAACTCTCCACCCCCTGATTTCAAATGGGTGGGGCCCCTCCCCGAATCTGTCCAACGAATAAATGCCACCTGGTGATTATGTTAATCACGTAAAATTGAGTACGTAGATGTAGCATTGCTCTTGATGCCCTGTCCCGCTGGCTTCGCTCCGCTGGTACCTATGCATCCGTTTTTTTGTCAGAAaatggttgaccagtcaactgttgACCTTTAacaaaaaaatccaaaaatttAAAAATACGATATTATTTCACAAAATTTAAAATGTCATGAGTTTTTGAAAAAGATTCACAATattcaaaaaaagttcacaaTTTAGAAAATATCATAATTTTTTTAAATAGCACATGTTTTAAAAGTTCAACAATTCTGAAAGCAAGTTCGTTTTAAAAAAGaacatcgattttgaaaaaagttcactaaGTTTTAAGAAAAACCATGAAATTTAataaagttcattgaatttgggAAAATGTTCATTTTTTAAGTCAGATTTTTAgaaagttcatcaattttcaaaaaagAATCACCAgttttggaaaaaagttcatcaatttgtCAAAATATCATcattttttggaaaaaaaatcatcCATTTTGAAAAAATTTAAGCATTTtgagaaaagaaaaaataaataaaaggaaagaaacaaggtagaaaaagaaagaaaaacaaataACACTGGTCCAGATAAAAAAATGGCTGGGAACCGGGGCCTCGGGCGAACTGAAGAAATACTAAAAGAGAGAAATGAAGTAAAAGGTACAAAGCGCTAGCTGTCCTAGTCGTTATTAGCGATGTCCCTATTAGAACAGGTCTTAAATTTGAATCCTTTATCTGCGCGCTTTTTTGAAAATAACGAAGAAAAGGTAAAATGGCCGGCCCATATACCATCGATGAGAGGTGTGGGGTGTGCGCCTGTTTGCACAGGTGCCTATAACTAGCGCAATGGGCGCCGTTTAGGAACTGCCCAGCGGCACAGAAAGCGAGGTGCAATCCCCGCTACGGCTTTCAATGGGCCTTGTGTTTATTTTTTGGAGAACCACCAAGCTTTATTATCCATAATAGTTCACAAAACTGGGGATACAAAAGGGATCATGTGGCTATCCCAATCAGACATGTCTACCAGTCTAATGAATGAGAAAACTTCGCTAGTCAATGGGCTTCTCTATTCGACGCCCGACCCTCGAAGCAAAAACTACAATTAAACTCGGCTACTCTCAACTTAATCTCAGCTACAATCAGACCATGAGTACCGATGCAACCCCTGTTGATATCATTAGCCACCTGCTTAGAGTTAGTAGCCGCCGCAAAATTGTGAAGTAGAAGATCATCTGCCAAGGAGCTCCTTGCGACACGGCATGATTACGACAGGCCCAAAACGACCAGGAGGTCGGAGCAACGGAGCCCTTGTCCGACATCCGTCTTGAGTGAAGCCGAGGGCCGAGGCTATGGAGGCCAGATCTGCCGAAGATCGAAGGAAGGACTGACGAGAGCCATGAGCATGACTAACCAGGAGTGATGACGATCCTGCTAGGACTTCGCTTAGAACCTTGCTATGCGTACGACGAGTTTTCTGCCCAAGTACGACTAGAGATAATTATAAATAGTTCAGTTTGTGGGCCATAGCATCTACAGATGATTTGCTCTCTGGTCGTACTGTTCGGACGAGAAAAGCATCGTATGCAAAGCAGTTTCGCTTCGCTTATCCAGACAATTAATTGATTGTAGATACATTCATATCTATACAAATTTGAGACAATCTTTTCTGGACGAATGGAGTAGAAGATTATTTTATATGTAAAAACGGCAACCATTAATTACTAGTAGATGGCTATTGATATGTAAAATCTTGTGGGTTAATCGCCCGCACCCAAAAGAAAATAATGGAAGGATATCTCACCGAAGGCATATAGATTTAGTACAGTAACTACGCGATCCTCTCTCTGTATAtatagggcgtgtttggttgcccacATGCAGCCCAACCAGGCCTGCGCGGGATGTGCGCGGCCTGTTTGGTAGCCCGCATACACTATTGGGCCTGCATCGCATGCTTCTTAAAGCACCTCAGGGCCTGGCTCACTGGGAACGCATGAATCGACAGTTTCTCCAGGGCTAGGCCCGAGCGGTGCACGTGGGAGGGCGCGGCTGCACGCGTGCGGCCACCCTCGAGAAGCCGCGTTGCTTCCCGAAGCACCGGCAGTTATTAGCCGCACCGCCCCTCACCGCTCCCTCTCCCCACTCTTCCCCACTCTTCCCCACTCTCCCAACTCtcaccggcggcggcggatcggagcagaggaagaagaccaCTGGCGGTGGCGGATCGGAGTAGAGGAAGAAGACCACCGGACTCCATCAATCGCGGTAAGCACTTCTCTCTCTTCGACATGCACGCTAGATTTGATCCACGGCGGTAGATTCGATCCACGGCGGAGGGGAATGGGGAATAGAGGTAGATAAGCATAGGGGTAGTTCATACAAGTTCTTAGCAGTTCATACGAGTTCATACATGCAAGATCGGAATGCATAAGGTAGATTTCGGGATTGGGGGATAGGGGAATAGGGGGAAAGGGGGTGTACAACGGACACCGGCTGACCGCGGCGGCCGTCACCGGCGTGCGGAGCGGCTGGTCGAGCCGCTggccttcatcttcttcttcatcgccGTGCGGGCCGGCGGGTCGTCCTCGGCGGAGTCGAGGTCGATCTGCCAGGTAGGACGGACTGGCTCCGGCGCCCTAGCTGGCATGTGCAccgcctcttcttcctcctccttagGCTCCCCGCCGATAACCGCCGGCGGCGCGATAGCCGTCTCCCAGTACACTGCGGCACGGCGGTCATTAGGAGCCCAGTAGGTCTTGTACTTGCACCATTTCTTCCTCTGTTTAGGGCCGTCGGAGACGGCCTGATTCATGGCCCAGCAAATGATGTCAACTGCCATCACGCCCTTCGCTGAGTCAGGAATCAGCGTCTTCAGCTCTTCTTTAGTGGCCTTCATGAGCACGACATTAGATTCGTTCTGCATGTCCGGCATGGAGCCGAAGTTCGAGCACACCTCCATGGTGTTCTCGAACTTGGTCCGGTCACCAGCCGTCCACCCGAGGAAGAAGGCCCTCTAGCCAATACCCCAAGGGAAGGGGTTGGCGTTGGAGCTGGAGCTAGAGCTCATGGCGATGGGGAGGAGGAAGGTTGACAGTGAGAGAAGAGAGGGGGTGGGTAAATAGTGGTGGGCAGGGTGAGTAAATATAGGGGggtggagaggaggagaagagtgACAGTCATGCCGTTTTAACTACAAGCTCTTGAATTAGCCATGAACTCTGTGCAATGCCTGACTCCATGACTTGTGCAGATCGAGGATAACAATGAGATGGGCACGGAGGTACTCCCGGCCGTTGACAGCAAGGGCAAGCagctgttggggaatgtagcagaaattcaaaattttctacgcatcaccaagatcaatctatggagtaatctagcaacgagaggggaggagtgcatctacatacccttgtagatcgcgatgcggaagcgttgcaagaacgcggatgaaggagtcgtactcgtagcgattcagattgcggttgattccgatctaagcgccgaaccacggcgcctccgcgttcaacacacgtgcagcccggtgacgtcaaccacgccttgatccagcaaggagagagggagaggttggggaagactccgtccagcagcagcacaacggcatggtggtgatggaggagcgtggcactccggcagggcttcgccaagcactgcgagagacgaggagggagaggggtagggctgcgccaagagagagatgttctcatgtgtatggcagccccagaacccccactatttataggggagggggaggggctgcgcccccatctagggttccccccccaaggggtgcggccagccctagatgggacttggggggcggccaaggggggagagaggggggcgcaccactaggtgggccttaggcccatctgagcctagggt is drawn from Aegilops tauschii subsp. strangulata cultivar AL8/78 chromosome 1, Aet v6.0, whole genome shotgun sequence and contains these coding sequences:
- the LOC109745664 gene encoding ethylene-responsive transcription factor ERF098-like; translated protein: MLPRAWSNSGYRGVRARPSGMFYAEIRSDGVRLGLGMFKTAHEAARAYEAAAWRLSRPRSQMNFNDARTCLQVQDLAPPPRLITDEDRHEHRKQEHRLLIAEADEYAMAE